In one Pseudodesulfovibrio tunisiensis genomic region, the following are encoded:
- the fmt gene encoding methionyl-tRNA formyltransferase — MDQIDFPKLRIVFMGTPDFAAESLKALLGFEGAEVVAVYTQPDRPCGRGRVCKPSAVKQVALENGIDVFQPVNFKERKDVDQLAALEPDVLVVAAYGLILPQSVLDIPRLLPLNVHGSLLPQWRGAAPIQRAIQNGDIVTGISIMRMEAGLDTGPVMVQRALRIGHNDHAGTIHDELAALGGICIVEALARLVRKDYELKPQDDSLATYAAKLEKSEGEIDWSQPVKDIHNRIRAMHPWPGAYFQWTRPDGKPLRLNVQPGEISQETAPAVAPGTILGEMDGKLAIVASDGIYLTPGVKPQGRKNMDASAFACGYMKDCD, encoded by the coding sequence ATGGACCAGATAGATTTTCCCAAACTTCGCATTGTCTTCATGGGCACCCCGGATTTTGCCGCAGAGAGCCTCAAGGCCCTGCTCGGCTTTGAAGGGGCCGAGGTCGTTGCCGTGTATACCCAGCCCGACCGTCCGTGCGGACGCGGCAGGGTGTGCAAGCCGTCCGCCGTGAAACAGGTGGCTCTGGAAAACGGCATCGACGTGTTTCAGCCCGTGAACTTCAAGGAACGGAAGGACGTGGACCAACTTGCCGCGCTGGAGCCGGATGTGCTCGTGGTGGCGGCCTACGGCCTGATTCTGCCCCAGTCCGTGCTGGACATTCCCAGACTGCTGCCCCTGAACGTGCACGGCTCCCTGCTGCCCCAGTGGCGCGGCGCGGCCCCGATCCAGCGCGCCATCCAGAACGGCGACATCGTGACCGGCATTTCCATCATGCGCATGGAGGCCGGGCTGGATACCGGCCCGGTCATGGTGCAGCGCGCCCTGCGCATCGGGCACAACGACCATGCCGGAACCATTCACGACGAGCTGGCCGCCCTTGGCGGCATCTGCATCGTGGAGGCGCTGGCCCGGCTGGTGCGCAAGGATTACGAACTCAAGCCGCAGGACGATTCCCTGGCCACGTATGCGGCCAAGCTGGAAAAGAGCGAAGGCGAGATCGACTGGAGCCAGCCGGTCAAGGACATCCACAACCGGATTCGGGCCATGCATCCCTGGCCCGGCGCGTATTTCCAGTGGACCCGGCCCGACGGCAAGCCGTTGCGCCTGAATGTCCAGCCCGGGGAGATCAGTCAGGAGACCGCACCGGCCGTGGCTCCGGGCACCATTCTCGGCGAGATGGACGGCAAGCTGGCCATTGTTGCGTCGGACGGCATCTACCTGACTCCCGGGGTCAAGCCTCAGGGGAGGAAGAACATGGACGCGAGCGCGTTCGCCTGCGGATACATGAAGGATTGCGATTAG
- the def gene encoding peptide deformylase: MKLDICTWPDPVLARKAERVTEVTPELRELIENMVETMYEGDGVGLAAPQVGESIRLICVDQTGPKVREDLRVLINPEIVECGGEVESEEGCLSCPQFGAKIKRKERVKVTAMNPEGEDVCIETDGFLAIILQHEIDHLEGTTIVDRSSRLKQAMYRKKAAKWTR; the protein is encoded by the coding sequence ATGAAACTGGATATCTGCACGTGGCCTGATCCGGTTCTGGCCAGAAAGGCCGAACGCGTGACCGAGGTGACGCCCGAACTCAGGGAACTTATCGAAAACATGGTGGAAACCATGTATGAAGGCGACGGCGTGGGCCTTGCCGCGCCTCAGGTGGGCGAGTCCATCCGTCTGATCTGCGTTGACCAGACCGGCCCCAAGGTGCGCGAGGATTTGCGCGTGCTCATCAACCCGGAGATCGTGGAATGCGGCGGCGAGGTCGAATCCGAGGAAGGGTGCCTGAGCTGCCCGCAGTTCGGGGCCAAGATCAAGCGCAAGGAGCGGGTCAAGGTCACGGCCATGAATCCCGAGGGCGAGGATGTCTGCATCGAGACCGACGGATTCCTTGCCATCATTCTCCAGCATGAGATAGACCATCTGGAGGGGACCACCATCGTGGATCGTTCCAGTCGCCTGAAACAGGCCATGTATCGCAAGAAGGCCGCCAAATGGACCAGATAG